In Gemmatimonadetes bacterium T265, one DNA window encodes the following:
- a CDS encoding AraC family transcriptional regulator, with translation MPSDLPGRAGPRGSHAGAAPGAALAGAESPGRVLPFGAFYGRPDVRRAAPGLEVAVLDADPHRVVERHAHAEAHFVFVLAGLYVSTAAGAPAVSAGPLLVYNPAGTTHRDRFEALRGASRRGGPQFEGRFLTLSVGADLVDAAATDGRAPEAATVLRDPDALALARRLARAVTGDESGREALLGESLALTLLAAAAPGRRSERTDVAAAPPRWLAVARELLDDRCGEAVRVADLARAAGVHPVHLARVFRRHLGCTPGEYLRHRRFERAAVLLRETARPLSDVALSCGFADQSHLAHAFRRHAGITPRAYRRAEDRSP, from the coding sequence ATGCCATCCGATCTGCCCGGCCGCGCGGGTCCGCGCGGCAGCCACGCGGGCGCCGCGCCGGGCGCGGCCCTGGCCGGCGCCGAGTCGCCGGGGCGCGTCCTCCCGTTCGGCGCCTTCTACGGACGCCCTGACGTGCGGCGCGCCGCGCCCGGGCTGGAGGTGGCGGTGCTGGACGCCGACCCGCATCGCGTCGTCGAACGGCACGCGCACGCCGAGGCCCACTTCGTCTTCGTGCTCGCGGGCCTGTACGTCTCGACCGCGGCCGGCGCCCCGGCCGTGAGTGCCGGCCCGCTACTCGTCTACAACCCGGCCGGTACCACGCACCGGGACCGCTTCGAGGCACTCCGCGGCGCGAGCCGGCGAGGCGGCCCGCAGTTCGAGGGCCGCTTCCTCACGCTCTCGGTCGGGGCCGACCTGGTGGACGCGGCGGCCACCGACGGCCGGGCGCCGGAGGCGGCCACGGTGCTCCGCGACCCGGACGCGCTCGCGCTCGCGCGGCGCCTCGCCCGCGCCGTGACGGGCGACGAGTCGGGCCGTGAGGCGCTGCTCGGGGAGTCGCTCGCGCTCACCCTCCTCGCGGCCGCGGCGCCCGGCCGCCGCAGCGAGCGCACCGACGTGGCCGCGGCGCCGCCGCGCTGGCTCGCGGTCGCCCGCGAGCTCCTCGACGACCGCTGCGGCGAGGCCGTGCGCGTCGCCGACCTCGCGCGCGCGGCCGGCGTGCACCCCGTGCACCTCGCCCGTGTGTTCCGGCGGCACCTGGGCTGCACGCCCGGCGAGTACCTGCGCCACCGGCGGTTCGAGCGGGCCGCCGTGCTGCTGCGCGAGACGGCGCGCCCGCTGTCCGACGTCGCCCTCTCCTGCGGCTTCGCCGACCAAAGCCACCTCGCGCACGCGTTCCGGCGCCACGCCGGCATCACGCCCCGCGCCTACCGGCGAGCCGAGGACCGCAGCCCCTGA
- a CDS encoding UPF0178 protein, with amino-acid sequence MKLWLDADAAPRDVKDICLRASERLRIDAVLVANQRLLLPPGYAYATSVRVEGGPDTADRHIAEHAAAGDVAVTADIPLAALLVPRGVTVIDPRGEEYTAERVGERLSVRNFMDGLRGAGVETGGHGTYGPREKQAFANALDRALTRALRRR; translated from the coding sequence ATGAAGCTCTGGCTCGATGCCGACGCCGCGCCCCGCGACGTGAAGGACATTTGCCTGCGCGCCTCCGAGCGGCTGCGGATCGACGCCGTCCTCGTGGCGAACCAGCGGCTGCTCTTGCCGCCGGGCTACGCGTACGCGACGTCCGTCCGGGTCGAGGGCGGCCCTGACACGGCGGACCGCCACATCGCGGAGCACGCGGCGGCCGGCGACGTGGCGGTCACGGCGGACATCCCGCTCGCGGCGCTCCTCGTGCCCCGCGGCGTGACCGTCATCGACCCGCGGGGCGAGGAGTACACCGCCGAGCGCGTCGGGGAGCGCCTGTCCGTGCGCAACTTCATGGACGGGCTCCGCGGGGCCGGCGTCGAGACCGGCGGGCACGGCACGTACGGCCCGCGCGAGAAGCAGGCGTTCGCCAACGCGCTCGACCGGGCGCTCACGCGCGCCCTCCGGCGCCGCTGA
- a CDS encoding DNA polymerase II: MTAAAPAAAAEWLWGWDPTPGIVSVHAEPDGRAAVWRRLPETGALVREDARFRPWLLLDALDDLRHLGPALGPEGDARAAVWYRELAGPGALRWLVSAGDGRALGAALLRGAARRLGRPVGHFGDLPRDAVLRLPPEEQYLVATGRTYFRDLPFDALHRLQFDLETTGLDARCDRIFMVAVRYPGGDTEVLEAAGDDAAAEADLIRRLVARVREADPDVLENHNLHGFDLPFLDRRARTLGVPLALGRIGGPGLRTRAAQRGVDLGAQRGAQRGAPGPADRRRVRFVAPGRELIDTLDAVRRHDFVRRDLPGHGLKAVARHLGIAAPDRAYLRGDQVYATYRTDPARVRRYATDDVREVAELSRLLGGPAYALAQLVPRRYERLADAGPATGMIDPTLVRAYLRAGEALPAHAVDDGTPHSGAALHLFATGVARRVVKADVASLYPSLMRAERIGPARDRLGALLALVDDLVERRLDAKARAGAAVPGSAARHAHDAMAAALKLVVNSAYGYLAAGGTLARFADVHAANAVTRRGRDVLALLCRELAARGVTLVEADTDGVYFAVPAAWTAADERRVVAEVAALLPPLVRLELEGRYAAMLSHEPKNYALLDYEGGLTLRGVAFRSSRAAPFGERFLRAAVTRLLAGDVAGVRAAYLATVAALRGRALPTADVASRVRLTKSPAQYGATRAARRELPYEVLLAAGRTTWRAGDRVRVYRQQNGAGGLVASDDDAAAGAPATDLRAYDAEHYVRLLRATYAARLARAFSAADFGVVFADAEQLPLFAPSVDTIRPILRRHAPATS, encoded by the coding sequence GTGACTGCCGCCGCGCCCGCCGCCGCGGCGGAGTGGCTCTGGGGCTGGGACCCGACCCCCGGCATCGTCTCCGTCCACGCGGAGCCCGACGGCCGGGCGGCGGTGTGGCGCCGCCTCCCCGAGACGGGGGCGCTCGTCCGCGAGGACGCGCGCTTCCGCCCTTGGCTGCTCCTCGACGCCCTCGACGACCTCCGCCACCTCGGCCCCGCCCTCGGCCCCGAGGGCGACGCGCGCGCGGCCGTGTGGTACCGCGAGCTCGCCGGGCCCGGCGCCCTGCGCTGGCTCGTCAGCGCCGGGGACGGCCGGGCCCTCGGCGCGGCGCTGCTGCGCGGCGCGGCGCGGCGGCTCGGCCGGCCCGTCGGCCACTTCGGCGACCTGCCCCGCGACGCGGTGCTCCGCTTGCCGCCGGAGGAGCAGTACCTCGTCGCGACGGGGCGCACCTACTTCCGCGACCTCCCCTTCGACGCGCTGCACCGCCTGCAGTTCGACCTCGAGACGACCGGCCTGGACGCCCGCTGCGACCGCATCTTTATGGTCGCGGTGCGCTACCCCGGCGGCGACACCGAGGTGCTCGAGGCCGCGGGCGACGACGCGGCCGCCGAGGCGGACCTCATCCGGCGCCTGGTGGCGCGGGTGCGCGAGGCTGACCCCGACGTCCTCGAGAACCACAACCTACACGGCTTCGACCTGCCCTTCCTCGACCGGCGCGCCCGGACGCTCGGCGTCCCGCTCGCCCTCGGCCGGATCGGCGGGCCGGGGCTGCGGACGCGGGCCGCCCAGCGGGGCGTCGATCTCGGCGCCCAACGGGGTGCGCAGCGCGGCGCCCCCGGCCCGGCCGACCGCCGGCGCGTGCGCTTCGTCGCGCCGGGCCGCGAGCTGATCGACACGCTCGACGCCGTGCGGCGCCACGACTTCGTCCGGCGGGACCTCCCCGGCCACGGGCTCAAGGCGGTCGCGCGCCACCTCGGGATCGCCGCCCCCGACCGCGCGTACCTCCGCGGCGACCAGGTCTACGCGACGTACCGCACCGACCCGGCGCGCGTGCGGCGCTACGCGACGGACGACGTGCGCGAGGTGGCCGAGTTGTCGCGCCTGCTGGGCGGGCCGGCGTACGCGCTCGCGCAGCTCGTGCCGCGCCGCTACGAGCGCCTCGCCGACGCGGGCCCTGCCACCGGCATGATCGACCCCACGCTCGTGCGCGCGTACCTCCGCGCCGGGGAGGCGCTCCCGGCGCACGCGGTCGACGACGGCACGCCGCACAGCGGCGCGGCGCTGCACCTCTTCGCGACGGGCGTTGCCCGCCGCGTGGTGAAGGCCGACGTGGCGAGCCTGTACCCCTCGCTCATGCGCGCCGAGCGCATCGGGCCGGCGCGCGACCGCCTCGGCGCGCTGCTCGCACTCGTCGACGACCTGGTCGAGCGGCGGCTCGACGCGAAGGCGCGCGCGGGGGCGGCCGTGCCGGGCTCGGCGGCGCGCCACGCGCACGACGCGATGGCGGCGGCGCTCAAGCTCGTGGTGAACTCGGCCTACGGGTACCTCGCGGCCGGCGGCACCCTCGCGCGCTTCGCCGACGTACACGCCGCGAACGCGGTCACCCGCCGGGGCCGGGACGTGCTCGCCCTGCTGTGCCGGGAGCTCGCGGCGCGCGGCGTGACCCTCGTCGAGGCCGACACCGACGGGGTCTACTTCGCCGTGCCCGCGGCGTGGACCGCGGCGGACGAGCGCCGCGTCGTGGCGGAGGTCGCCGCGCTGCTGCCGCCGCTCGTCCGACTCGAGCTCGAGGGGCGCTACGCGGCGATGCTGTCGCACGAGCCCAAGAACTACGCGCTGCTCGACTACGAGGGGGGCCTCACGCTGCGCGGCGTCGCCTTCCGGTCCAGCCGCGCGGCGCCGTTCGGCGAGCGCTTCCTGCGCGCGGCAGTCACGCGGCTGCTCGCCGGCGACGTGGCGGGCGTGCGCGCGGCCTACCTCGCGACCGTCGCCGCGCTGCGCGGCCGCGCGCTCCCCACGGCCGACGTCGCGTCGCGGGTGCGGCTCACGAAGTCGCCGGCGCAGTACGGCGCGACGCGCGCGGCGCGCCGCGAGCTGCCCTACGAGGTGCTGCTCGCCGCGGGACGGACGACCTGGCGCGCCGGCGACCGCGTGCGCGTCTACCGCCAGCAGAACGGCGCGGGCGGGCTGGTCGCGTCGGACGACGACGCGGCGGCGGGGGCTCCGGCCACAGACCTGCGCGCGTACGACGCCGAGCACTATGTGCGCCTGCTGCGGGCGACCTACGCGGCGCGCCTCGCGCGCGCGTTCAGCGCGGCGGACTTCGGCGTCGTCTTCGCCGACGCGGAGCAGCTGCCGCTGTTCGCGCCGTCCGTCGACACGATCCGCCCGATCCTGCGGCGGCATGCGCCGGCAACCAGCTGA
- the yegK gene encoding hypothetical protein, with translation MTLPTADRPLPADATPSGSTSARPGWRVVRASVVGTSHRATGTGCQDASDTEHLASPDGEVLALACADGAGSARLSHEGSSLACAAILGEVRDHLERHALHAATRDTVEAWFLGVHAAVAARAAELDATPRDLACTLLLAVVGPDAAVFAQIGDGAIVVDAPEPVGYAPVFWPQSGEYANMTFFATEPEALCRLEVAFVRDRIVEEVALFSDGLQGLALRFDARAAHAPFFRPMFGQLRGRPTGDAPGLVAGLREFLDSPRVNARTDDDKTLVLATRRTATAWTA, from the coding sequence GTGACGCTCCCCACCGCGGACCGGCCGCTCCCGGCGGACGCGACGCCCTCGGGGTCCACGTCGGCCCGCCCGGGGTGGCGCGTCGTGCGGGCGTCGGTCGTCGGGACGTCGCACCGCGCGACCGGGACAGGCTGCCAGGACGCGTCGGACACGGAGCACCTGGCGAGCCCGGACGGCGAGGTGCTCGCGCTCGCCTGCGCGGACGGCGCGGGAAGCGCGCGCCTCTCGCACGAGGGCTCCTCGCTCGCCTGCGCGGCGATCCTCGGCGAGGTCCGCGATCACCTCGAACGTCACGCGCTCCACGCGGCCACGCGCGACACGGTCGAGGCGTGGTTCCTCGGCGTGCACGCCGCCGTCGCGGCTCGCGCGGCGGAACTCGACGCGACGCCTCGCGATCTCGCCTGTACGCTGCTGCTTGCGGTCGTCGGCCCGGACGCGGCCGTCTTCGCCCAGATCGGGGACGGTGCCATCGTCGTCGACGCGCCAGAGCCGGTCGGGTACGCCCCGGTCTTCTGGCCGCAGTCCGGCGAGTACGCCAACATGACCTTCTTCGCGACGGAGCCCGAAGCGCTGTGCCGGCTCGAGGTCGCGTTCGTGCGCGACCGCATCGTCGAGGAGGTCGCGCTCTTCTCCGACGGGTTGCAGGGGCTCGCGCTCCGCTTCGACGCGCGCGCGGCCCACGCGCCGTTCTTCCGCCCGATGTTCGGCCAGCTCCGCGGCCGGCCGACGGGCGACGCGCCGGGGCTCGTCGCGGGGCTGCGGGAATTCCTGGACTCGCCCCGCGTCAACGCGCGCACCGACGACGACAAGACGCTCGTCCTCGCGACGCGCCGGACCGCGACCGCCTGGACCGCATGA
- the dpp4 gene encoding peptidase S9, giving the protein METAVYSPDRSRWAPVRRAALVAVAPAGLLASGRVVRAQPGTAALPGDPTRVTLERVFASRDFAPQPARGRRWLADGAGYTSLEPAANGAGGRDLVRYDAATGQRTVLVPATRLVPPGAATPVAVEDYAWSPEGARLLVFTNSQRVWRQNTRGDYWVVDPAGGPMRKLGGDAAPSTLMFAKFSPDGRRVAYVRDHDLYVEGVADGAITRLTRDGSRTVINGTFDWVYEEEFNLRDGFRWSPDGTRLAYWQLDASGVRDYLLVDDTDSLYAVATPVQYPKAGTTNSAARVGVVDAAGGPTRWLAVPGDPRDHYIARLEWAANSDEVVLQHLNRRQNTNEVMLGDARTGRVRTVLTERDSAWLDVVDDLRWAAGGRRFTWVSERDGWRHLYTVSRDGATTRLLTPGAFDLDNPGSAFGAPLVVGTDSAAGVFYFTASPENATQLYLYTARLDGRGAPRRVTPADQPGTHTYVVAPNGRWAFHTTSAFGAPPVTQLVRLPSHEVVRTLTDNAALRAAVTTLQRRPAEFFRVTTAAGVTLDGWMMTPPDFDPTKHYPVLFTVYGEPAAQTVLDAWGGAEYLWHLMLTQQGYVVASVDNRGTPAPRGRAFRKVIYGQIGVLNARDQAGAVEALLRQRPYLDPARVGVWGWSGGGATTLNLLFRYPALYRMGMAVAPVSDPRYYDTIYEERYMGLPQEDSARYRQAAAVSVAAGLRGDLLLVHGTGDDNVHYQNSEAVINALVAANKPFTMMAYPNRSHCICEGDNTSRHLFELLTRYLHEHLPAGVPAAEGARPAAGSR; this is encoded by the coding sequence GTGGAGACTGCCGTGTACTCCCCCGACCGTTCCCGCTGGGCGCCGGTGCGCCGCGCGGCCCTCGTTGCCGTCGCACCGGCGGGCCTCCTCGCGTCGGGACGGGTGGTCCGCGCGCAACCGGGCACTGCCGCGCTGCCGGGTGATCCCACGCGCGTCACGCTCGAGCGGGTGTTCGCCTCGCGCGACTTCGCGCCGCAGCCGGCGCGCGGGCGGCGGTGGCTCGCCGACGGCGCCGGGTACACGAGTCTGGAGCCGGCGGCGAACGGCGCCGGGGGCCGCGACCTCGTGCGCTACGACGCCGCGACGGGCCAGCGGACGGTACTCGTGCCGGCGACGCGGCTCGTGCCCCCCGGCGCGGCGACCCCGGTCGCGGTGGAAGACTACGCGTGGTCGCCCGAGGGCGCGCGGCTCCTCGTGTTCACCAACTCGCAGCGGGTGTGGCGGCAGAACACGCGCGGGGACTACTGGGTCGTCGACCCCGCGGGCGGGCCGATGCGGAAGCTCGGCGGGGACGCGGCGCCGTCGACGCTCATGTTCGCCAAATTCTCGCCCGACGGGCGGCGCGTCGCGTACGTGCGCGACCACGACCTGTACGTCGAAGGGGTGGCCGACGGCGCGATCACGCGCCTCACGCGCGACGGGTCGCGCACGGTCATCAACGGCACCTTCGACTGGGTGTACGAGGAAGAGTTCAACCTCCGCGACGGCTTCCGCTGGAGCCCCGACGGGACGCGCCTCGCGTACTGGCAACTCGACGCGAGCGGGGTGCGCGACTACCTGCTGGTCGACGACACCGACTCGCTCTACGCGGTCGCCACGCCCGTGCAGTACCCCAAGGCAGGGACCACCAACTCGGCCGCGCGCGTCGGCGTGGTCGACGCGGCGGGCGGCCCCACCCGCTGGCTGGCGGTGCCGGGCGACCCGCGCGACCACTACATCGCGCGGCTCGAGTGGGCCGCGAACTCCGACGAGGTGGTATTGCAGCACCTCAACCGCCGGCAGAATACGAACGAGGTGATGCTCGGCGACGCGCGCACGGGACGGGTGCGCACCGTGCTGACCGAGCGCGACAGCGCGTGGCTCGACGTCGTCGACGACCTGCGCTGGGCGGCCGGCGGCCGGCGCTTCACGTGGGTGAGCGAGCGCGATGGCTGGCGCCACCTCTACACGGTGTCGCGCGACGGCGCGACGACGCGGCTCCTCACGCCCGGCGCGTTCGATCTGGACAACCCCGGCAGCGCGTTCGGGGCGCCGCTCGTCGTCGGGACGGACAGCGCGGCCGGCGTGTTCTACTTCACGGCGTCGCCGGAGAATGCGACGCAGTTGTACCTCTACACGGCGCGCCTCGACGGGCGCGGCGCCCCCCGGCGCGTGACGCCCGCCGACCAGCCGGGCACGCACACGTACGTCGTCGCGCCGAACGGACGCTGGGCGTTCCACACCACCTCGGCGTTCGGCGCGCCGCCGGTGACGCAACTCGTGCGGCTCCCGAGCCACGAGGTCGTGCGCACGCTCACGGACAACGCCGCGCTCCGCGCCGCGGTGACGACGCTCCAGCGCCGGCCGGCCGAATTCTTCCGCGTGACCACCGCGGCGGGCGTCACGCTCGACGGCTGGATGATGACGCCGCCGGACTTCGACCCGACGAAGCACTACCCGGTGCTCTTCACCGTCTACGGCGAACCCGCCGCGCAGACCGTGCTCGACGCGTGGGGCGGGGCGGAGTACCTCTGGCATCTCATGCTCACGCAGCAGGGCTACGTCGTCGCGAGCGTCGATAACCGCGGGACGCCGGCGCCGCGCGGCCGCGCGTTCCGCAAGGTGATCTACGGACAGATCGGCGTGCTGAACGCGCGCGACCAGGCCGGCGCCGTCGAGGCGCTCCTGCGACAGCGCCCGTACCTCGATCCCGCGCGCGTCGGCGTATGGGGGTGGAGCGGCGGCGGGGCGACGACGCTCAACCTGCTGTTCCGCTACCCCGCCCTGTACCGCATGGGGATGGCGGTGGCCCCGGTGAGCGACCCGCGGTACTACGACACGATCTACGAGGAGCGCTACATGGGGCTCCCCCAAGAGGACTCGGCGCGGTACCGCCAGGCCGCCGCCGTGTCGGTCGCGGCCGGCCTCCGCGGCGACCTGCTGCTCGTGCACGGCACGGGCGACGACAACGTGCACTACCAGAACAGCGAGGCGGTGATCAACGCCCTCGTGGCCGCCAACAAGCCGTTCACGATGATGGCCTACCCGAACCGGTCGCACTGCATCTGCGAGGGCGACAACACCTCGCGGCACCTGTTCGAGCTGCTGACGCGCTACCTGCACGAGCACCTGCCCGCCGGCGTGCCCGCCGCCGAGGGCGCCCGGCCCGCCGCGGGGTCGCGGTAG